GGTTCACCCGCGAGCAGATGAGGACCGAGGCCGAGGCCGGGACGCTCGTCCTGCCCGGGGGCATCTCGATCTCCCGGTCGCTGATCGAGCACTGGTACGGCGGGACGCTGCCGGGTCAGTGGTGATGGAGACTCTGTGAGCGTGCCCAGAAGTGGTGCATCGCAAGGCGGTGGAGGGAAGGCGTCCTTCAGCGCAGCGCAGCGGAGCGGACGTCGACCGACGACAACGCGGCGAGGTGCCGCTTGTGGGTGCGCTCAGCCAGCCAAGGAAGCGAGCTTCGCCTTTACCTGCGCGACCGACGGGTTGGTCTGCGCGGTGCCGTCGGAGTAGATGAGCGTCGGCACCGTCTGGTTGCCGTTGTTCACCTGCATCACCAGGTCCGCAGCCGACGGATCCTGCTCGATGTCCACAGTGATGAACTCGATGCCCTCACGGTTCAGCTGGCTCTTGAGACGGTGGCAGTACCCGCACCACGGGGTGGAGTACATCGTGAACGTGCTGGCGTTCTGGTCTGACATGTCGGCTTGTCCGTTCTCGCAACTAGGCTTCACCTCATCCAACCAGGACCCGAGGTGAAACCTTCCCGTGACTGCCGATCGACTGCTCAGCGAGCGCCTTCTCGACGCTCTGGACCCTGAGCAGCGCCAGGTGGCCGAGGCCCTCCGCGGCCCGGTCCGCGTGCTCGCCGGTGCGGGCACGGGCAAGACCAGGGCCATCACCCACCGGATCGCCTACGGCGTGGCCAGCGGTGTCTACAACCCGGCAGAGGTGCTGGCCGTCACCTTCACCACCCGCGCGGCCGGGGAGATGCGCACCCGGCTGCGCGCACTCGGCGCTCCCGGGGTGCAGGCCCGCACGTTCCACTCCGCGGCGTTGCGCCAGGTGCGCTACTTCTGGCCCAAGGTCTACGGCGGCGAGCCACCCGAGCTCACCGCGTCGAAGATCCCGGTCGTCGCCGCAGCAGCCCGCCGCAACGGCCTGCAGGTCGACCA
The DNA window shown above is from Marmoricola sp. OAE513 and carries:
- a CDS encoding mycoredoxin; the encoded protein is MSDQNASTFTMYSTPWCGYCHRLKSQLNREGIEFITVDIEQDPSAADLVMQVNNGNQTVPTLIYSDGTAQTNPSVAQVKAKLASLAG